The Gordonibacter urolithinfaciens genome contains a region encoding:
- a CDS encoding APC family permease, which produces MANAPSAPSSTPSKGGSGKPKLARVLSVPDMIVYGLIFMVPIAPFGIYGGVFSESGGMPALVYVVGTLAMVFTALSYGMLIREWPVSGSVYAYTSRGLGKGIGFVSGWTLLLDYLLIPVLMYVVASTALSGIVPEVPPWAFSIVFVVANTFVNIRGIALTDIVNRIALVLEVLVLAVFVVLGVRWLLSDPASHGFTLQPLYNPATFSLPLVFSAVSLGVLSFLGFDGIATLSEEAEDGRRGPGRAMMASLAIVGALFVLQTYIAGCISPDGAVFAHDKGNAFYLVAQVVGGRWLYVVCAVATALAWGIFTALAAQTAVSRILFAMGRDGGLPHALARIHPKYHTPYVATLFVGALTLVLVLTFGQLGTDTISLFVNFGALTAFLLLHVTVIWYFFVKKRDGRWVAHLLVPLAGLAVIGYTWWGLDVPAKVLGVVWMAAGTAYYLVLRFVLKREVTLGG; this is translated from the coding sequence ATGGCGAACGCCCCTTCCGCGCCGAGCAGCACCCCTTCGAAAGGGGGCTCGGGCAAGCCGAAGCTCGCGCGGGTGCTCAGCGTGCCCGACATGATCGTGTACGGGCTCATCTTCATGGTTCCCATCGCGCCGTTCGGCATCTACGGCGGCGTGTTCTCCGAGTCGGGCGGCATGCCGGCGCTCGTCTACGTGGTGGGCACGCTGGCCATGGTGTTCACGGCGCTGTCGTACGGCATGCTCATCCGCGAGTGGCCGGTGTCCGGCTCGGTGTACGCCTACACCTCGCGCGGCCTGGGCAAGGGCATCGGGTTCGTGTCGGGTTGGACGCTGCTTCTCGACTATCTGCTCATCCCCGTGCTCATGTACGTGGTGGCCTCCACGGCGCTGTCGGGCATCGTGCCGGAGGTGCCCCCGTGGGCCTTCTCCATCGTGTTCGTGGTGGCGAACACGTTCGTGAACATCCGCGGCATCGCGCTCACCGACATCGTGAACCGCATCGCGCTCGTGTTGGAGGTGCTGGTGCTGGCCGTGTTCGTGGTGCTGGGCGTGCGCTGGCTCCTGTCCGACCCCGCCTCGCACGGTTTCACGCTTCAGCCCCTCTACAACCCCGCCACGTTCAGCCTGCCGCTCGTGTTCAGCGCCGTGTCGTTGGGCGTGCTGTCGTTTTTGGGCTTCGACGGCATCGCCACGCTGTCGGAGGAGGCCGAGGACGGCCGCCGCGGCCCCGGCCGCGCCATGATGGCGTCGCTGGCCATCGTGGGAGCGCTGTTCGTGCTGCAGACGTACATCGCCGGGTGCATCAGCCCCGATGGCGCCGTGTTCGCGCACGACAAGGGAAATGCTTTCTACCTGGTGGCGCAGGTGGTGGGAGGACGGTGGCTCTACGTGGTGTGCGCCGTGGCCACGGCGCTGGCCTGGGGCATCTTCACGGCGCTCGCGGCGCAGACGGCCGTGTCGCGCATCCTGTTCGCCATGGGGCGCGACGGCGGGCTGCCGCACGCGCTCGCGCGCATCCATCCGAAGTACCACACCCCCTACGTGGCCACGCTCTTCGTGGGCGCGCTCACGCTCGTGCTCGTGCTGACGTTCGGGCAGCTGGGCACCGACACCATCTCGCTCTTCGTGAACTTCGGCGCGCTCACGGCGTTTCTTTTGCTTCATGTTACCGTCATCTGGTACTTCTTCGTCAAGAAGCGCGACGGGCGCTGGGTGGCGCACCTGCTGGTACCGCTGGCGGGCCTGGCGGTCATCGGCTACACATGGTGGGGGCTCGACGTGCCGGCAAAGGTGCTCGGCGTGGTGTGGATGGCCGCGGGCACGGCCTACTACCTTGTGCTGCGCTTCGTGCTCAAGCGCGAGGTGACGCTTGGCGGGTGA